In Oceanispirochaeta sp. M1, the following are encoded in one genomic region:
- a CDS encoding SDR family NAD(P)-dependent oxidoreductase produces the protein MNLDLSGKTALITGGAGGIGRAISQTLAEAGARVIIVCRDSIKAEETKALIEKKDAQAEYYILNLADEQDREEGLNRILKEHGRIDILVNNAGISGHMGPVADTPLKELQSVLDVNLAAPFHLAQKVIPSMQKQGFGRIINISSVAPRVNPAYSVTYNMSKAGLNSFTASLSREVAAHGITVNALAPGLVMTDRIKTKRLPGLAAESGKAEEEILNGMKSKSDTRELTTEAELAETVLFLCSGSAKNISGEVIEISGGYQG, from the coding sequence ATGAACCTTGATCTTTCAGGCAAAACAGCTCTTATTACCGGAGGAGCAGGAGGCATCGGCCGTGCCATCAGCCAAACCCTCGCAGAAGCCGGAGCCCGGGTCATCATAGTCTGCCGGGATTCGATCAAAGCAGAAGAGACCAAGGCTCTGATTGAAAAAAAGGATGCACAGGCTGAGTATTATATTCTGAATCTTGCAGATGAGCAGGATAGAGAAGAAGGACTGAACCGTATCCTAAAGGAACATGGCAGAATAGATATTCTTGTAAACAATGCAGGGATTTCAGGCCATATGGGCCCGGTTGCCGACACACCACTGAAGGAACTGCAATCAGTACTGGACGTTAACCTTGCAGCCCCTTTTCATCTGGCACAGAAGGTAATTCCTTCAATGCAGAAACAGGGCTTCGGACGTATCATCAATATCAGTTCGGTTGCCCCCAGGGTAAATCCGGCATATTCTGTTACCTACAACATGAGTAAAGCAGGATTAAATTCATTCACAGCATCCCTCTCTAGAGAGGTAGCTGCACATGGAATAACTGTAAATGCACTGGCCCCCGGTCTTGTAATGACCGATAGAATTAAAACAAAAAGACTTCCGGGACTGGCTGCCGAAAGCGGAAAGGCCGAAGAAGAGATACTGAATGGAATGAAATCCAAATCAGATACGAGGGAACTGACAACAGAAGCAGAACTCGCAGAAACAGTTCTCTTCCTATGTTCCGGTTCAGCAAAAAATATCAGCGGAGAGGTTATTGAAATTTCCGGTGGATATCAGGGATAA
- a CDS encoding VOC family protein: MSAEIDHIAIKVSDIEEFSAGLINLGYTLQSSGQYDEVGMKIAFLGTESSGKSEKMELLEVTDPTSPIAADPDGLHHLAVSVSDIEASYEMMSRSPLYSVEGNIRQGAHCRIFFFRMAGTEQPLFECCEETVGLNVDKENK, encoded by the coding sequence ATGAGTGCTGAAATTGATCATATAGCGATTAAAGTATCTGACATTGAAGAGTTTAGTGCAGGGCTTATTAACCTGGGCTACACTCTCCAATCTTCAGGACAATATGATGAAGTGGGAATGAAGATCGCCTTTCTGGGAACCGAATCTTCCGGTAAATCCGAAAAGATGGAACTCCTTGAAGTCACTGATCCCACAAGTCCTATCGCTGCTGATCCTGACGGTCTTCATCATCTTGCAGTTTCTGTCTCCGATATCGAAGCCAGCTATGAGATGATGAGCCGGAGTCCCCTCTATTCTGTAGAGGGAAATATCAGACAGGGTGCTCACTGTCGTATATTCTTTTTCAGGATGGCCGGAACTGAGCAGCCTCTCTTTGAGTGCTGTGAAGAGACTGTCGGACTCAATGTTGATAAGGAAAATAAATGA